GATTGTTTGACTCTTTTTCTTATTCGCGTATATTTTCAAAAAGACCATTGGAGGCATTCGTGAAAAAACTGATAGTTTTACCTCTCGTCCTAACAGCACTCCTGTCGGCACAAATGTCCGGGCCGCAAGTGCTGGTCAAAACGTTCGGGTTTCCAATTGAGCTTGGATATACCATCGAATTACCAGCAAACTTCGATTCTACAAAAACTTACCCCCTCATAGTAGGCATTCACGGGTTCGGCGACCGAATGTCGTCCTATATCGGAACCGCCCAGTCCTTTGTTCCGGAGGGAGCAATAGGGCTTTACCCCGAATCTCCTTATCCGCTAACGCCTATGGCGGACGGCGAGAGCTTCGGGTGGACGTGGTGGTTCTGGAGCGACACAACGGAGCCAAGTTTCGTCAGCCATGACCTTACGCTCGACCAGTCCGTGCGCTGGATTGTCGCCGCCATAGATGAAGTTAAGAAAAATTATCCTGTAGATCCATCAAAGGTATTTCTCTACGGCTTTTCTCAGGGCGGATTTCTGACCTACAAGGTCGGCCTGACTTATCCTGAACTTTTCCGGGGGATCATTCCTGCGGGCGGCTGGCTTGAGATAGATTCTCTCCATCCCCTCGTTCTTGACAGCGCGGCGCTCAAACTCCCTGTGCGTATCCTTCACGGCGCATACGATAACGTAGTCGAGTTCAAGGGAGCTGAAAGCGCATACGATACGCTTAAGGCTCGCGGTCTCAGGGTAGAACTCATGAAATATCCAGTTAAACATCAGCTTACGAATGAGGGTTTTGAAGACAGCCGCGACTTCATCTGGCGGGAACTGAATCCCGACTCAACCGCCCTCATCGACCTCTTATGGCCGGATGAGTCTCTTACTTCCGAAGAACATGCGGAGCTGCTCCACAAGATGCTTCGCTCGAAAGAACCGGCGGCAGATATCGAGGCCGGTCTCTTAAAACTCTACGAGGAGGATACCTCGGAGGTCGTACGGAAAGAAATCATCTACCTCCTTGGCGCAAGACGCTGTGCAGGGGCTGAGCTTCAGCTGACCCTTATCCTCAAGGACGCAGGCCAGCCGCAGGCTTTACGGCAGGCTTCCTACTCAGCGTTAATAAAACTCGCCACTGAAAGCTCCTGGAAAACGGTACAGGGTACGCCAAAACATCTCGTCATCCAGGAGGTCATCCCGGGCGGTCAGGGCGAGGCTGTCGGCCTTTTAGCAGGCGATGTTGTTCTTTCCTACAACAACCGCAAGATAAAGACCAACGTAGAACTTCGCGAGGCGCTCTCATCCGTGAAGTCGAACACCAAGTCGGTCATCATGGCCATCGAGCGCGACGGAAAGCGCATGAAGACAAAGCTTGCGCCTGGCCGAATCGGCATCAGGCTGGCTGAAGAAATAAAGTAAGATTAATATCTAAGTTAAAAGCCCAGGCCAGCGGTCGGGGCTTTACTTTTGTTAGTCTGAGCTTCTTAATCCGGCGCTTTGTAGATTGTGTCCTTGCCGTTGTAGAACCAGAGTAGGCGGAAGTCGTGACTAAAACCCTCATGTAGTGTGCTTCCGTGGCCTTCTCCATGAGATTGGTGTATGACACCTATTCCTCTAAGACGGTAAGTATACATCCATCCTGTACCTACGTAGGAGTCTTCGTTATAACCAGAATAAAGGTGCAGGAGGGTATCCCCGCGATAGCTAACACTGAACCCTGTTGAACTCTGCGCCTCAGGAATAAGCGATATCGTGTCTCCTGGAAAGTAAGATACAGGTCCCGTAAAAACGTCGAAAACATCAAGCTTGTTTCTCCAGATTTCAACGCTATCGCCTACGTCCAGAAAACTACCGCTAAGATTAATGATAAGGGTTTCGTTCTGCCATAATGAATCAGTTACGGCTATAACAACCGTATCCCAATATTCATAATAGATTGGTTCGTAAATGTCTTCTTTGCTATATAGGTCGTGATACTCATAGCACCACTCATACCCCAACCCAAACGGGAAGTAGGTGGTGTCAAGGTCGATATCGCCGTGAGCGATGTTTGGTTCGCAACCTGCCAGCATCGCCACAAAAACCCATCCTGCAATTAAAACATATCTTGTACTTTTCATCTTTTCCTCCTTCTCCCGTGTTACGGGCTTCCAACTCTATTTCTAATCAAAAATTAGAGGACCATTCCTGCCGGTAACAGGATAACTTCGCCTCAAATAAATGATAGTCCGGGACCTATTCCTGTCAAGAGGTCATATTGGAGATATGCTGTAAGTTGGAATCAATTAGCCAGTTACCCCCTTGACTTGACCAGTATCTTCTTTAATATATTATATATAATGGAGGAGAGCGGCTGACAGACGTTCTGAGCCGGGCACGGTTTAGCTAAAGGAGGCTCTTGTGAAACGATTGGCTATGGTCATTCTAGTATCATCGGTAGTAGCTTTTGTGAATGCCGCTCCTGTTGTATCAGGCGGCGAAGGTCTGGCGCGGATAGTCGATGCACGCAACGAAGGTCTCTATAACTGGACAGCAGGCGTCTCGTTTGCCGGCATCGATCACGGCGCAGAACACATGAACGATTTGAATATCCAGACCTGGAGAAATTCGGTTCTTCGCGTGTTCGGTTCGTGGGTTCCGTTCAATCAGCTTGAAGTAATTGGTTCGTGGGGAGCAGTTTACTCCTATCCGTCACAGACTACCGCCATTCCAAGTTTTGGATTATGGGACATCGAATTGGGTGCAAAATACACAATTCCGCTTGAGTTCTGGACAGTAGGTTTCGATTCAAGAATCTACCTGCCTACCCACTCTTCATTCTTCGGACCGCCGAGTTTTGGCGGAGTTCTAAGGGTTATCGGCACCTCCGAGATGGGGATATTTACTACTCATATGAACTTGGGCGCCTTTATGCGCCAGAAACCTGGCGTGATGCTGGGCGCCGGAACCGAAGTAAGCTACGAATATCTCAATCCTTACATAGAACTTTCAGCAGAGGTCATGCCGGACTCGTTTCCATTAAGACTGACCCCGGGACTTAGAATAAAGCTGAACTCGGGGATAAGCTTCTTTTATGCTGCCGATTTCGGTCTTAACCTGGATGGCCGAAGCGTTGACGCCCGAGGCGGTCAGTACATAAACCAGATTTCTGCAGGAGTGGCGTATTCTCCATCGGAAAGAGTATCGGTCGCAAAGAGACCGGTGGCGCTTTATGTCAAAGCTCTCGACGCATCTACAGGCGAACCAGTTGCGGCCGAGGTCAATATCGCTAATCACTACCCAAGCGTTTTTGCGCTCGGCATGAGCGGCGAGCGTACTATAGAAGTTCAGAGCGGCAGGTATCAGGTTACAATAAGGGCTCCAGGTTATCTGCCGCAGACGTATATGATGACATTCAAGCAGTTCGCGAACAATTCGTTAGAAGTAAGGCTTGAACCGGATAGAACCGGAGGGTACCTTGATGTAAGAATCCTGGACAGCCAGACCGCAAGGCCTATCTCCGGAGCGTCCGTATCTATTGCGGGCATAACCCTTACGACAAACGTCTCCGGTGAAACGCGTTTTATCCTTCCATCAGGAAATTATGATGTGAATGTATCAATGCCGGGCTACATATCTCAAAATGAAAGAATAATACTAAGCCAGGGCATTCCTATGGCAATAAACCTATCCCTTCTGCGAAATGACGCGCGCATACGCATATCGGGAATACGTTTTGCATCAGGAAGCGCTGTAATAGATCCAGAATCATATCAAGCAATAGATGAAGCCGTGCGCTTCCTTAAAACCAATCCTACGGTGAGGGTTGAAATACAGGGACATACGGATTCACAAGGGTCTTATCAGGGCAACCTTACGCTTTCTCAAGAGAGAGCGCAGTCGGTTCGTGACTACCTTATTCGCGTTCACGGCATATCGGCTGACCGTCTTGAAGCGAGAGGTTATGGTTCAAATGTTCCCGTTGCGTCGAATGATACCGAGGCCGGAAGGTCGCAAAACAGAAGGGTGGAATTAGTCGTAATCAAGTAGAAATATACTAAAAAGGTGTTTTGATTGAGAGAGGAAAATGGCTGATAAAGTCGAGATTATTGAAGGCGGTATTCTTCACATAATCGTCGAGGGAGAACAGACAGGTGAGGACGTCGCCTTCGCATCAGCCGAGTCTGACAGATTGCTCCAAGAGAACGACATCAAAGAGATCCGCTACCTTGTTGATTTTTCCGAAGCGGGCAGAATTGACCCATCCGCGCGCCAGGCGCTCAAGGACAGGCTCAAGAATGTCGAGCAGAGAGGGAAGGTCAAGTACGCTATTGTCGGATTGTCAAAAACCCTCGCAAACCTCATCAGCCTCTATGTGAGAGCGATTCACGCCGAATCGGAGTACCGCTTCTTTAAAACAAAGGATGAGGCGCTTGCCTGGCTTGTGGGGATGAATCCAAACCCCTGAGGGCGCGCTTTTTTAAGCATTATTGTCCAATTCTTAATATCCTAACGAAGGAGCAGTATCTTTGCGCCAGTTCTTTGTTTGTCCGCCATAAGTCTCACGAAATAAACGCCAGCAGGGAGCGTGCGACCGCTTTCGTCCTTTCCGTCCCATGATAAAGAATAGTTTCCTGCCGTTTGGAACTCATTTTCCAACGAGAGAACCTTGCTGCCCGATGCATCCCATATTCCGATTTCGACATATGAGTTTTGAATCAGTGAATAATTGATAACAGTATGGTTCTTAAAAACAAGTGGATCGCATCGCAAGTCTGAGAGCTTCATCGGTGATTTCTCGTTTACGCTTGCAGGCTGAGGTCTGCGCGGAGCTTCTATGTTTACCACGGCTTCAACAAGGGTGGTCAGCCCAAGGGGGAGGCTATCCGGAATTACGTACCAGCATGAAGCCAGGGCTTTAGGCTGGTAAGGACCCCAACCAAAGTTCAGATGCCATTCGGGTTCACCCTCCTCGTCTTCCGATTGCCTGAAACCGTCACAGACAAGGGTATGACCGCCGATTTCGCCGACGATTACGATTATGGCCGGCATGGAATCCTTCATGTTCTTTTCGAGTACGTCATAAAAATCTCCACCGTCACCTGTGCGAAACTCAGCTGTCGAAAATCCGAAATGCTCGAGCAGACCGTGCGCGCACCAGCTGTTGGTGAATACGCCGGAAACCTGGCTCGTGTAAACCGACTGCGTAGAGACCCCACAGGCGTAAGCTATATCGGCGCATACACCGCCGGACGGATCTCCATGATTGTAGTCTATGACCGGGATAGAGGCAGCTGGTGCATCTATTGGAATGGTGCGTCCAAGGTAGTCGCTCGTGTAGCTGTCCTCGTCCTTGAATATGACCGAATCCGGGTACTGCCAGAAGCTTATTATCTGACCCATCGTTACCGCAGGGCAGCCGGCAAGACAGACTACATTTGTCACAGGATCCATCGGACAGGAATCATTGTAAGGCGAACCTTGAGTCCACGCAGACTCTATCCACCCTCCGCTTAAGGTTTGGCCGGCAGGCGGCCAGCTCTCGCCTGCGGTAGATGCAGATTCCTCGCAGGACAGAAACTCCATCCATCTCCTCTGATTGGCCTCAATCCTTCTTTGGCTGATAAGACCGAGGTCTAAAGCCTTTAACCTTCTGGAAATGTCAGCCCTGAGAATATCAAGCAGCGGGTTATCTTCAGACAATGAGAAGGAGCCGTGTTCGCAGTAAGCGATAACGGGTGTCAGTCTAGTATCGGCTGTTACGACAACTAAACCTTCTGGATCGAGCGCGCAAACGTATGCGAGTATTCCAGCGCTTGCTTCAATAACGACTGGCTCAGACGAACGCAGAGCGTATGTTTGTCCATATCCTTTGCGCGCGTTCATGATTCGTACCTGGACTGAAGCGACCGCTCCGGCGCTTAATGGGTCAACGACAGATGTCTCGGATGCCGCGGGCAGGAATGCAAAAATCACAAACGAAAGCAACCTCATCTTGAAAGCCAAAAACATCGAGTTTTCCTCCTTGGATCGATTATTGAAAGGACTTTACTTGGTTAAGCATTCGTGTCAACGCCCGCGTATTTACATCCTTATCGAATCCGGTAGAACAAGTCATGAGCATCCACCGATTGCGCCGCAGAATAGGCGTCGAGTTTATGCCCTGGGGGGTAGCTGAAGCGAGAATCGTTCACCGACTGCTTTCTCCGAAACCAGGGGAGCGGCTTCTAGAAGTAGGCAGCTCGTCGGGTTATCGTGTCGAACGCTACTCGAAAATCGGCTTGGACGTCTACGGAATAGACGCCGATCACGATGCAATCGAGTCAGGCATGAGGTTTAACCCAACCGTCAAGTTGATAGAGGCAGATGCGTCAGCGCTTCCTTTCCCTGCCTCCTTTTTTGATAAGCTGCTCTGCGTCCACCTGCTGGAACACCTCGCCAATCCTCAAGATGCGATTCACGAGATGGGCCGGGTGCTCAAGCCAGCTGGAAGCGCCATAATCGTCGTACCTTGCGAACGTATCAGGGGCGACACCGCCTTCGCCGGTTGGCTTAGATTCAAGAACCTTCACCTGCACAAGTATACGCCGCCTGAAATCTCAAGGCTGATCGCGCCTTACTTCAAAATTGAAGTCGCTTTTTTCCATACACTTATCCCTGGAAGATTCGTTCCGATGTCGCTAAAGTCCACACCTCTTCAGTACTACTTTTCTTTTGCCATGATCTTCAAGTTGAAGAAAGATTGACCTGTGGTCGTTTTCATCGTCTGATTATCGAAATGGAGGCTTCATGTTTTTAAGAAAGCGCGGCTTATGCAGCCTAATTCTATTGTTCATCAACGTCTCATGCACAAAGGTCATGCTCGATAATGATTTTCACAGGAACCTCAAGGAGCGCGAGGAGGTGATCAGGATGGTTAAGAACGGCGAATTTGAAATTAAAGCAAAACTCAACATAATTCAACTTCCTGAAAGATACAGACATATATCCAGAGGGGGAGGAGTTATAATGGTGGAAAAATACGAAGACGGAATTGGGGTATTCTTTTTTACGTTCAGGGGTATCTTGGATAATTTTTCAGGCTTCATTTACAGGGACGATAACGCATGCCCTGACTCGACGGATTTTTCAGGCGATTTCAAGCAAGTAGAGAGAATTTGTGAAGGGTGGTTCTGGGCCGCCTCGTATTAGCAAAGACAAGTTTGGGGCAATCAGGACAAAAGCAAGTCTACTATCTCACCTGTATCAGAGAGATCCGAACGCAGCCATGTCGGGTTT
This region of bacterium genomic DNA includes:
- a CDS encoding prolyl oligopeptidase family serine peptidase; this translates as MKKLIVLPLVLTALLSAQMSGPQVLVKTFGFPIELGYTIELPANFDSTKTYPLIVGIHGFGDRMSSYIGTAQSFVPEGAIGLYPESPYPLTPMADGESFGWTWWFWSDTTEPSFVSHDLTLDQSVRWIVAAIDEVKKNYPVDPSKVFLYGFSQGGFLTYKVGLTYPELFRGIIPAGGWLEIDSLHPLVLDSAALKLPVRILHGAYDNVVEFKGAESAYDTLKARGLRVELMKYPVKHQLTNEGFEDSRDFIWRELNPDSTALIDLLWPDESLTSEEHAELLHKMLRSKEPAADIEAGLLKLYEEDTSEVVRKEIIYLLGARRCAGAELQLTLILKDAGQPQALRQASYSALIKLATESSWKTVQGTPKHLVIQEVIPGGQGEAVGLLAGDVVLSYNNRKIKTNVELREALSSVKSNTKSVIMAIERDGKRMKTKLAPGRIGIRLAEEIK
- a CDS encoding OmpA family protein yields the protein MKRLAMVILVSSVVAFVNAAPVVSGGEGLARIVDARNEGLYNWTAGVSFAGIDHGAEHMNDLNIQTWRNSVLRVFGSWVPFNQLEVIGSWGAVYSYPSQTTAIPSFGLWDIELGAKYTIPLEFWTVGFDSRIYLPTHSSFFGPPSFGGVLRVIGTSEMGIFTTHMNLGAFMRQKPGVMLGAGTEVSYEYLNPYIELSAEVMPDSFPLRLTPGLRIKLNSGISFFYAADFGLNLDGRSVDARGGQYINQISAGVAYSPSERVSVAKRPVALYVKALDASTGEPVAAEVNIANHYPSVFALGMSGERTIEVQSGRYQVTIRAPGYLPQTYMMTFKQFANNSLEVRLEPDRTGGYLDVRILDSQTARPISGASVSIAGITLTTNVSGETRFILPSGNYDVNVSMPGYISQNERIILSQGIPMAINLSLLRNDARIRISGIRFASGSAVIDPESYQAIDEAVRFLKTNPTVRVEIQGHTDSQGSYQGNLTLSQERAQSVRDYLIRVHGISADRLEARGYGSNVPVASNDTEAGRSQNRRVELVVIK
- a CDS encoding STAS/SEC14 domain-containing protein, producing the protein MADKVEIIEGGILHIIVEGEQTGEDVAFASAESDRLLQENDIKEIRYLVDFSEAGRIDPSARQALKDRLKNVEQRGKVKYAIVGLSKTLANLISLYVRAIHAESEYRFFKTKDEALAWLVGMNPNP
- a CDS encoding methyltransferase domain-containing protein, with the protein product MSIHRLRRRIGVEFMPWGVAEARIVHRLLSPKPGERLLEVGSSSGYRVERYSKIGLDVYGIDADHDAIESGMRFNPTVKLIEADASALPFPASFFDKLLCVHLLEHLANPQDAIHEMGRVLKPAGSAIIVVPCERIRGDTAFAGWLRFKNLHLHKYTPPEISRLIAPYFKIEVAFFHTLIPGRFVPMSLKSTPLQYYFSFAMIFKLKKD